A window of Dysidea avara chromosome 1, odDysAvar1.4, whole genome shotgun sequence genomic DNA:
gcctcagctAAATTGAgtaatgctgagggtcaaaGTCAATATTAGTATCATAGTGTATGGTGTCCACTGGTGGTATTTGATTTTAACTGAGCTGGTGTCTGATCTGAtatggattggttttgtaaacaTAATCTGGTGACAATTATTATAGTGTTGCCTAGTCACAGGTTGGTCGTCAATTATGCAGGGTCACAGATCTACCCACAATGAATGCTTAGCTATTTGACACTCTCTTAGCCTGTAAATGGTTTTTACTGCCAaacattttgtatatttatgcATTACATAGCTACCTCAGTCAAATCATATACAATTCACTCATCTACCATCATGTagtgtacacaaaaaaattatagtTATGTTGTTTTGCATGAAAGAAAAGCAAAATATAATGTGGTATATACTCAGCTCACATGATTACAATTATTTTGACACTAGCAAGCTAGTATTGTAGCTATCTTTTTCATGAATAAGTCCACTACTTGTTGCTTCAAAAGacctaataatattattacacatCACAAGTTACTGAATGTAAAGCTCCAGTTGATCAATCAAGGTGGATCCAGTAGAGAAGCGATCAATACGACATATTCTAGCTTCtatgtcacttgtagttgttcCACTCAACTCACGATAAAACCATGGCTGGGTAGGATTATCACAACATCTACTAGTGATGCAGCCAGATCCGTCCCACAATGGGTCATTGAAGTAATAGGCAGAGTCATCTCTTTTATCAGCAGCTCCTGACTCACAGTAATGcgcgcgccaagcgctaaagtttttTGCTTTGTAGGTTAGTTAGTCCCCACAAATGGTGGAGGAGTGTAACCAGTACTGCTAGCACATGGACAATTATATCGATGTGTACGATTATCATACTGTCCATTAACATAAGTCCAGATGTGATTACGAGGACTGCCATAAGTGATCAACAGTCCATCAGCATAACCACTGACATGATCTATATTATAACTTCTAGAGTGATATCCAAAAAAGCTAGCTGCCCATCCCTTCTGATATCCTCTTGCTCTACCACACACCTTCTGGTAACCTGCTCCATTAGTGGAGAAGTTGGCCGAAGAACAAGCATAGTAATCATTACTGACCAGACGACAGAAGCTAACACCATCATAAGTATCTTTACGCCATCCATTAGGACAATCATCTCCTACACTGATATCAATGTTAATGATTCTTTTCCATCCTCCTCCATGACCAGCACATGTGGggataaagtcatgatcaccagCAGCAATTTCATTCATGTTGCAATATGTCCATTTGCCATCAACATAGTAGTAGCCCGACTTGTCACCAGTTTCAGGATTATTGTTgtagatgtcctcacaagatgatccagtataAGTCATCCCACAATATTCTCTACTAAGGATCCAGTAATATCCTGGTTTAGCTTGGCTCTCTGGATTCTTGTTGTATATTCCTTCACAAGACTCACCAGGTAAGAAAGGGATTTGAACTGGAAGTCTGTACATTGGTCATCATCAGCCATTGCCAGTTCCATAGGGAGgatcattattataatacaccaAATTATGGTTGTCATTTCGTTTACAATTACAGTACCTAGCAAATGAAGGCTATTGAAAAACTACAAGCAGTTGTACTTTGTTGCTGAAATGAAAGAGAATTAACTGATATATGATCTTATATAGGTATCACTACAACCCACACAACCTGTCATGTGTGTCCTCCCTAAACTATGTATAGCATTAATGTGCTCATTTAATTACCTGATCAGTCTCACAGAAATATTATACGCATTCCTGTATGTTCATAACATATTAATTAAAGTTATTCACATAATTGATGTTACATAGTTTACTTTGACATGCACTACTACAGTCTGTGTACAACCATGGTATATGTTGAAACTAAACCcaaaatggtatgcatatagAAAGCAGATAGTACTGAGGTTTTAAACATTTTAGAAACCTGCTGAGGATATCTTCAGTTAATTGAGTCACCACACAGCACACCTCACTAATGACATAGATTATTGTCTATAATTTAAGCTAATGTGATTACTGACCTGCTGAGTAGCATTGCAGATCTACACTGATCACTGATCTGTGATATCTCCTTAAGGAGGCATAGCCATTGTGTAATTGCTTTCGATAACAATGtggaaagtgattgtgggtttacaatTCGTGCAAGTTATACAAATATATATGAATCAACCCGCAATTAATCAATTTTTCCACTAGTATAAATACTCCCCTACCATAATGTCTTCGGTTCTTCATGAACCTCACTTCACTCGATTTCTAAAACCATGAAGAACCTTGGTCCAGATTGCTAACCTATACTTGGTGGTTGTcttcaaaataataataaaataatggtCAGTAATTGGTCATGTATTTCAATCTTTAATGTTTTGTGTCATACTCTTAATTGCAATACACAGCACACTGTAGAATTCCATTTGTTGTATGTACCAATATaccacatatgtatgtatacattataCATACTATGTGTAGCTAGGGAAACTGGAAGGCTGTGATGTTGGCATGAAGTATTCATCATCTTGTACTCATTCAATAAACACAGCACTGAATGTAATTTACTATCACCATTCGTAATACAATGGCATAACCTCCCAAAGAACAGTTTACTGTTAGCATATCTATAATTATGTTTACTTGATTAGCTAGTTGAGCACCAACAGATTGTAGATATCAAACGATGCATAGTGTAATATGTTTAGGTTCCTTGGCTTGTGGTAGCAACCTCGTCGCCTCTCAGTgctta
This region includes:
- the LOC136251093 gene encoding uncharacterized protein — translated: MTYTGSSCEDIYNNNPETGDKSGYYYVDGKWTYCNMNEIAAGDHDFIPTCAGHGGGWKRIINIDISVGDDCPNGWRKDTYDGVSFCRLVSNDYYACSSANFSTNGAGYQKVCGRARGYQKGWAASFFGYHSRSYNIDHVSGYADGLLITYGSPRNHIWTYVNGQYDNRTHRYNCPCASSTGYTPPPFVGTN